One Lycium barbarum isolate Lr01 chromosome 5, ASM1917538v2, whole genome shotgun sequence genomic window carries:
- the LOC132641414 gene encoding LOW QUALITY PROTEIN: UDP-glycosyltransferase 74B1 (The sequence of the model RefSeq protein was modified relative to this genomic sequence to represent the inferred CDS: inserted 1 base in 1 codon), whose protein sequence is MHTKMVYKRNEQPHVIFVPYPSQGHVNPLLQFAKRLTSKGIKATIATTEYTVKSIHSPNISVEAISDGFDEGGFSQAQKADVFLNSFEENGSRTLSQLVXKLQKSTHPISCIVYDSFFPWALHVAKKHGIYGAAFFTNSATVCAVFAHIHQGTFPLPVRIEENEPLLLPGLPSLYPLDVPGFIREPESYPAYLAMKMSQSSNVENADWIFDNSFVELEGEIARGVSNLWPGKLIGPMVPSSYLDGRIEDDKGYGASLWKPLSEECLKWLKTKPIQSVIYISFGSMVALTPNQMEEMAYALIGSNMNFLWVVRETEKCKLPKGFVESTKGKGLIVSWCNQLETLANQAISCFVTHCGWNSTLEGLSLGVPMVAMPQWSDQMTDPKFIDEIWKIGVRPKLDEFGIVRREELLFCLKEVMEGERSYEIRRNARKWRNLAKTAVSEGGSSDKAINEFVDILNLAC, encoded by the exons ATGCATaccaaaatggtatacaaaagaAATGAACAACCACATGTCATATTTGTACCATATCCTAGCCAAGGTCACGTTAACCCACTCCTCCAATTTGCAAAACGTTTAACCTCAAAAGGTATCAAAGCGACCATAGCCACAACTGAATACACTGTAAAGTCAATTCATTCTCCAAACATCTCAGTTGAAGCAATTTCTGATGGATTTGATGAGGGTGGTTTCTCCCAAGCCCAAAAAGCTGATGTATTTCTCAATTCGTTCGAAGAAAATGGCTCGAGAACTCTATCACAACTTG GAAAATTACAAAAATCAACACATCCGATAAGTTGCATAGTTTACGATTCGTTCTTTCCATGGGCTCTTCATGTGGCAAAAAAACATGGAATTTATGGAGCTGCATTTTTCACAAATTCCGCCACGGTTTGTGCTGTGTTTGCTCATATTCACCAAGGAACATTTCCATTGCCAGTGAGGATTGAAGAAAATGAACCTTTGTTATTGCCTGGTTTACCTTCTTTGTACCCTCTTGATGTTCCTGGATTTATTAGGGAGCCTGAAAGTTACCCTGCTTATTTAGCTATGAAAATGAGTCAATCCTCCAATGTGGAAAATGCTGACTGGATTTTTGATAACTCATTTGTAGAACTAGAAGGAGAG ATAGCAAGAGGAGTATCAAATCTTTGGCCAGGAAAGTTAATTGGACCAATGGTGCCATCTTCATATTTGGATGGAAGAATTGAAGATGACAAAGGGTACGGAGCAAGTCTATGGAAACCCCTTAGTGAAGAATGCCTCAAATGGCTAAAAACAAAACCAATTCAATCAGTAATTTACATTTCCTTCGGAAGCATGGTAGCACTCACACCAAACCAAATGGAAGAAATGGCATATGCTTTGATAGGCAGCAATATGAATTTTCTTTGGGTTGTAAGAGAAACTGAAAAATGCAAATTGCCTAAAGGATTCGTAGAATCCACAAAAGGGAAAGGACTCATAGTGTCATGGTGCAATCAGCTCGAAACGCTCGCAAATCAAGCCATTAGTTGCTTCGTGACTCATTGTGGATGGAATTCGACTCTGGAAGGTCTGAGCCTTGGTGTGCCAATGGTGGCGATGCCACAATGGTCCGATCAAATGACGGATCCTAAATTTAtagatgaaatatggaaaattggtGTGAGGCCTAAGTTGGATGAGTTTGGAATTGTTAGAAGAGAAGAGTTATTGTTTTGTTTAAAAGAGGTAATGGAAGGGGAGAGGAGCTATGAGATTAGGAGAAATGCTAGAAAATGGAGAAATTTGGCTAAGACAGCAGTTAGTGAAGGAGGTAGTTCGGACAAGGCTATTAATGAATTTGTGGACATTCTAAATTTAGCCTGCTAG